The following proteins are co-located in the Phragmites australis chromosome 10, lpPhrAust1.1, whole genome shotgun sequence genome:
- the LOC133930544 gene encoding O-fucosyltransferase 15-like isoform X3, which yields MWRPCSDQRDWEASEGTNGYIMISANGGINQQRVAICNAVTISRMLNATLVIPKFLYSNVWLDKSQFGDIYQEDYFISYLKSDIRIVKDLPVELQSLNLEAIGSLVNDTDVMKEAKPSLYVKKILPILLKNRVVHFIGFGNRLSFDPIPSDLQKLRCRCNFHALRFVHKIQETGALLVERLHGHRPHSSPLENNLLGQFAVKSVPGGNMSNASKYLAVHLRFEIDMVAYSLCYFGGGKDEEDELEAYRQIHFPALTELKKTTKLPSAAFLRSEGKCPLAPEEVVLMLTALGFKRRTNIYIAGAEIYGGRQRMVAISRLYPSLVTKETLLSPSELEPFRNFSSQLAALDFIACAAADAFAMTDPGSQFSSLVQGYRMYYGGGDLPTIRPNKRRLASILVKNATIEWKEFETRVIKLIQQTKQVHERPVARSIFRHPRCLECMCRTEH from the exons ATCTGTAATGCTGTTACGATCTCTCGAATGCTCAATGCAACTCTTGTCATCCCGAAATTCTTGTACAGTAATGTTTGGCTGGACAAAAG CCAGTTTGGCGATATATATCAGGAGGATTATTTCATCAGTTATTTGAAATCTGATATTCGGATTGTAAAGGATCTTCCGGTAGAGCTGCAATCATTAAACTTGGAGGCAATTGGTAGCCTT GTAAATGATACGGATGTCATGAAAGAGGCAAAACCAAGTTTATACGTGAAAAAAATACTGCCAATTTTATTGAAGAACAGAGTTGTCCACTTTATAGGATTTGGCAATCGCTTATCTTTTGATCCAATACCTTCTGACCTTCAG AAACTGCGATGCAGATGTAATTTTCATGCTCTTCGTTTTGTACACAAGATACAAGAAACTGGTGCACtgcttgtagagaggttgcatgGCCATAGGCCCCATTCGTCACCTTTGGAGAATAATCTTTTAGGCCAGTTTGCCGTCAAATCTGTCCCTGGTGGGAACATGAGTAATGCATCCAAATATCTGGCAGTTCATCTCAGGTTCGAGATCGATATGGTTGCATACTCATTGTGTTACTTTGGCGGTGGAAAagatgaggaagatgagttAGAGGCTTATCGCCAAATTCACTTTCCTGCTCTGACAGAACTCAAGAAGACGACAAA GTTGCCCTCTGCTGCTTTCTTACGGTCTGAAGGCAAATGCCCGCTTGCACCTGAAGAGGTTGTGCTTATGCTTACTGCTCTTGGTTTCAAGCGCAGAACAAATATATACATTGCAGGTGCTGAAATTTATGGAGGGAGGCAGAGGATGGTTGCCATAAGTCGACTTTATCCTTCTTTAGTGACTAAAGAAACCCTTCTTTCTCCATCGGAGCTCGAACCATTTAGGAACTTCTCATCTCAG TTAGCAGCCCTGGACTTTATTGCATGTGCAGCAGCCGATGCGTTTGCTATGACTGACCCAGGAAGTCAGTTCTCTTCTCTTGTGCAAGGCTACCGCATGTACTACGGTGGTGGAGACCTTCCCACAATAAGACCAAACAAGCGCCGGCTTGCCAGCATACTTGTGAAAAATGCCACGATTGAGTGGAAGGAATTCGAAACTAGAGTCATAAAACTCATACAGCAAACTAAGCAAGTTCATGAGAGGCCAGTTGCAAGAAGCATATTTAGACATCCACGATGTCTAGAGTGTATGTGCAGAACAGAGCACTGA
- the LOC133930543 gene encoding uncharacterized protein LOC133930543 isoform X1: MSFLAGRLAAKEGSYFLQESKNAAGRLAQKLPAPGSAPGPASASAQPSPDVLPEILRHSVPIKGTPPPAEPSLSASSRWALPPGGGEVAGASPDALNPLRSYVSLPQATFGPKRWQLPNEQPHYSVSTANERRRDRNPPPMDPEKLKAVIAGYSQIGKAFVAATILVFGGATAVLLYTADKLQLHSVDDVRTKGKDAVRPQADMIREQIAPLRSWAEEMRRKWHFEGDKEKSIIVRELSRALGARTPRN, encoded by the exons ATGAGcttcctcgccggccgcctcgccgCCAAGGAGGGCTCTTACTTCCTCCAGGAGTCCAAGAACGCTGCGGGCCGCCTCGCGCAGAAGCTCCCCGCCCCAGGCTCCGCGCCCGGGCCGGCGTCGGCGTCCGCGCAGCCGTCGCCCGACGTGCTGCCGGAGATTCTCCGCCACTCCGTGCCCATCAAGGGCACTCCTCCTCCGGCCGAGCCCTCCCTCTCCGCGTCCTCCCGCTGGGCGCTCCCgccgggcggcggcgaggtcgcAGGCGCGTCCCCCGACGCGCTCAACCCGCTCCGCTCCTACGTCTCGCTGCCGCAGGCCACCTTCGGCCCCAAAAG ATGGCAGCTTCCAAATGAGCAGCCTCACTACTCAGTGTCAACAGCCAACGAGAGGCGTCGGGATAGGAACCCACCTCCCATGGATCCTGAGAAATTGAAGGCCGTAATTGCTGGATACTCACAGA TTGGGAAGGCATTTGTTGCTGCGACTATTTTGGTGTTCGGAGGAGCAACAGCTGTACTATTGTACACAGCGGATAAGCTACAGTTACATTCA GTAGATGACGTCAGGACTAAAGGAAAGGATGCAGTGCGACCACAAGCTGATATGATCAGAGAACAAATAGCTCCATTAAGAAGCTGG GCTGAAGAAATGCGCAGAAAATGGCATTTTGAAGGAGATAAAGAAAAATCTATCATTGTTAGAGAGCTTTCAAGAGCACTGGGCGCTAGGACACCGCGAAACTGA
- the LOC133930543 gene encoding uncharacterized protein LOC133930543 isoform X2 has protein sequence MSFLAGRLAAKEGSYFLQESKNAAGRLAQKLPAPGSAPGPASASAQPSPDVLPEILRHSVPIKGTPPPAEPSLSASSRWALPPGGGEVAGASPDALNPLRSYVSLPQATFGPKRWQLPNEQPHYSVSTANERRRDRNPPPMDPEKLKAVIAGYSQIGKAFVAATILVFGGATAVLLYTADKLQLHSVNDVRTKGKDAVRPQADMIREQIAPLRSWAEEMRRKWHFEGDKEKSIIVRELSRALGARTPRN, from the exons ATGAGcttcctcgccggccgcctcgccgCCAAGGAGGGCTCTTACTTCCTCCAGGAGTCCAAGAACGCTGCGGGCCGCCTCGCGCAGAAGCTCCCCGCCCCAGGCTCCGCGCCCGGGCCGGCGTCGGCGTCCGCGCAGCCGTCGCCCGACGTGCTGCCGGAGATTCTCCGCCACTCCGTGCCCATCAAGGGCACTCCTCCTCCGGCCGAGCCCTCCCTCTCCGCGTCCTCCCGCTGGGCGCTCCCgccgggcggcggcgaggtcgcAGGCGCGTCCCCCGACGCGCTCAACCCGCTCCGCTCCTACGTCTCGCTGCCGCAGGCCACCTTCGGCCCCAAAAG ATGGCAGCTTCCAAATGAGCAGCCTCACTACTCAGTGTCAACAGCCAACGAGAGGCGTCGGGATAGGAACCCACCTCCCATGGATCCTGAGAAATTGAAGGCCGTAATTGCTGGATACTCACAGA TTGGGAAGGCATTTGTTGCTGCGACTATTTTGGTGTTCGGAGGAGCAACAGCTGTACTATTGTACACAGCGGATAAGCTACAGTTACATTCAGTAA ATGACGTCAGGACTAAAGGAAAGGATGCAGTGCGACCACAAGCTGATATGATCAGAGAACAAATAGCTCCATTAAGAAGCTGG GCTGAAGAAATGCGCAGAAAATGGCATTTTGAAGGAGATAAAGAAAAATCTATCATTGTTAGAGAGCTTTCAAGAGCACTGGGCGCTAGGACACCGCGAAACTGA